Proteins from a single region of Hydra vulgaris chromosome 12, alternate assembly HydraT2T_AEP:
- the LOC124807844 gene encoding voltage-gated purine nucleotide uniporter SLC17A9 isoform X2: MKYEIHTRFEVLETCKYKKMAINIDIDPAAKDKGNFPPNFIDQVPNNEHWNRKTRIKWTILFFIGILLVYSVRTSMSICTAAVAKDLGWNKQISGMALSAFFCGYLLTNMLGGYLADHHGGEIVIFYSSIVWSLLTIALPLVAHSNFLFYSGTSAVLICRFFTGVSQGVFFPSFVSLISRHVAVAERSVVSSAAYSGSAIGTVSTGFIGSIMVDNLGWESVFIVNGSLSFLWVIVFRYFVSSFNIKKNKEPQLVVKDSVPWIRLLKCPPIWGLLIAYFASGMCFYNLLSWTPIYFHDAFPESKGWIFNVVPWLLNFILTNIAGYFANVLLVSGTSVTVVRKLYASMLFLGVCISSLLLTTVETFRQALFVMSLNIGFMSFTSSSLMLNSQDLAPKHAGVLHGLMNGCGAFAGFIGIYITGFILETTGHWSAVFVLTSVVSLIGFFAFILFGSGERLV, encoded by the exons atgaaatatgAGATTCATACAAGGTTTGAAGTTTTGGAAACATG taaatataaaaaaatggcaatTAATATAGATATAGATCCTGCTGCAAAAGATAAAGGAAATTTTCCACCAAATTTTATTGATCAAGTTCCTAACAATGAACATTGGAATAGGAAAACTCGTATTAAAtggacaattttattttttattggaattctGCTTGTATATTCTGTGCGTACATCAATGTCAATCTGTACTGCTGCTGTTGCAAAAGACTTAGGATGGAATAAACAAATCTCTGGTATGGCGCTTTCTGCTTTTTTTTGTGGTTATTTACTAACAAATATGCTTGGAGGTTATTTAGCTGATCATCACGGTGGGGAAATTGTCATATTTTACTCTTCCATAGTATGGTCATTATTAACTATTGCTTTGCCTTTAGTAGCAcattccaattttttattttattctggtACATCTGCAGTATTAATATGTCGATTTTTTACTGGAGTCTCCCAAGGAGTTTTTTTTCCGTCATTTGTGTCTTTGATATCTAGACATGTTGCAGTTGCTGAACGAAGTGTTGTTTCTAGTGCTGCTTATTCTGGTTCCGCAATCGGAACTGTTTCAACTGGATTTATTGGCTCAATAATGGTTGATAATCTTGGTTGGGAAAGCGTTTTTATTGTTAATGGTAGCCTTTCTTTCTTATGGGTAATAGTTTTTCGATATtttgtttcaagttttaatattaaaaaaaataaagaaccgCAGCTTGTAGTTAAAGATTCAGTGCCTTGGATTAGATTACTAAAATGCCCTCCGATATGGGGCTTGCTGATTGCATATTTTGCAAGTGGTATGTGTTTCTATAATTTGCTTTCATGGACAccaatttattttcatgatgCGTTTCCAGAGAGTAAAGGATGGATTTTTAATGTGGTACCTTGGCTATTGAACTTCATACTAACAAATATTGCTGGATATTTTGCAAATGTTCTGCTAGTGAGTGGAACATCAGTTACAGTAGTGCGAAAGTTATATGCCTCAATGTTGTTTCTTGGTGTTTGCATTTCTTCTCTTTTACTAACTACTGTAGAGACTTTTCGACAAGCACTCTTTGTAATGAGCTTAAATATAGGATTTATGAGTTTTACTAGTTCATCTTTAATGCTTAATTCACAAGATCTAGCACCAAAGCATGCAGGGGTTTTACACGGACTAATGAATGGCTGTGGAGCCTTTGCTGgatttattggtatttatatAACTGGGTTTATATTAGAGACTACTGGACATTGGTCAGCAGTTTTTGTGTTAACATCAGTTGTTTCATTAATaggattttttgcttttattttgtttggctCTGGAGAAAGATTAGTGTag
- the LOC136088045 gene encoding uncharacterized protein LOC136088045, translated as MNIKYRKREKTPKYTIEQQIKAKKRSRKLVNQLYNTKSLLVIDDEKYFCFAGDNMPGNSGYYTNNKKTFPESVRFIGKEKFPKKLLMWITISDRGMSEPLFRTSKAVAINSSIYINECLEKRLLPFIHKYHGDFNYLFWPDLASSHNSKDSLNWKDQYVYYVDKESNPPNVPQARPIENFWGHLTQKVYEGDWQASTEQVLIDCIKLKLH; from the coding sequence atgaatattaaatatagaaaacgTGAAAAGACTCCAAAATACACTATAGAACAACAGATAAAGGCAAAGAAAAGAAGCAGGAAACTAGTTAACCAACTCTATAACACAAAATCGCTTCTAGTCATCGATGacgaaaaatacttttgttttgcaGGGGACAACATGCCTGGAAATTCTGGATACTACacaaacaacaaaaagacaTTTCCAGAAAGTGTTCGTTTTATAGGAAAAgagaaatttccaaaaaaattattaatgtggATAACCATATCTGACCGTGGTATGTCCGAGCCATTGTTTCGCACTTCAAAGGCTGTAGCGATCAATTCATCaatctatattaatgaatgttTAGAAAAACGACTTCTTCCATTTATTCACAAGTATCATGGAGactttaactatttattttggcCAGATTTAGCAAGTTCTCATAATTCTAAAGATTCTCTAAATTGGAAGGACCAGTATGTCTATTACGTTGATAAAGAATCCAATCCCCCAAATGTGCCTCAAGCACGaccaattgaaaatttttgggGACATTTGACACAGAAGGTTTACGAGGGAGATTGGCAAGCTTCAACAGAGCAAGTTTTGATTGATTGCATTAAACTAAAACTACATTAA